Proteins found in one Gordonia sp. PDNC005 genomic segment:
- a CDS encoding phage antirepressor KilAC domain-containing protein: protein MQDQRSSAPALFRYDDATTVRAIADAFGTGEVGFVLADLCSAVAIANPRNVSARLADDQKGVRPVDTLGGTQQMTVVNESGMYEVVLRSDKPEAVAFRRWLTGTVLPEIRRTGSFVAEPTPELAMAHGLMAAQQIIAAKDDRIAELEAPAKSWQLLADASGDFSVAEAAKILSRDPEITTGRDRLFAFMADQKWIFRVRSYRGGWEAYQTAVDTGRLVERPATPFLNSKTGEYELPAPTIRVTAKGIGKLHELMGGTAPVRFVTEAVSA from the coding sequence GTGCAAGACCAGCGTAGCAGCGCACCCGCGCTGTTCAGATACGACGACGCGACCACAGTCCGCGCGATCGCCGACGCGTTCGGTACCGGTGAAGTCGGTTTCGTTCTCGCAGACCTTTGCAGCGCGGTCGCGATCGCCAATCCGCGGAACGTGTCGGCGCGGCTCGCCGACGATCAGAAGGGTGTCCGCCCGGTGGACACCCTCGGCGGCACCCAGCAGATGACGGTCGTCAACGAGTCCGGAATGTATGAGGTGGTGCTCCGCTCCGACAAGCCGGAGGCGGTCGCATTCCGCCGCTGGCTCACCGGGACTGTGCTCCCGGAGATCCGCCGCACCGGATCGTTCGTCGCCGAGCCGACGCCGGAACTCGCGATGGCTCACGGCCTCATGGCCGCGCAGCAGATCATCGCCGCGAAGGACGACCGGATCGCCGAACTGGAAGCGCCCGCGAAGTCGTGGCAGCTCCTCGCTGACGCGTCGGGTGACTTCTCGGTCGCGGAGGCGGCGAAGATCCTCTCGCGTGATCCGGAGATCACCACAGGCCGTGACCGCCTGTTCGCGTTCATGGCGGACCAGAAGTGGATCTTCCGGGTCCGCTCCTACCGCGGTGGTTGGGAGGCGTACCAGACTGCGGTCGATACGGGCCGTCTGGTGGAGCGTCCGGCGACGCCGTTCCTGAACTCGAAGACGGGGGAGTACGAGCTTCCGGCTCCGACGATCCGGGTGACGGCGAAGGGGATCGGCAAGCTCCACGAGTTGATGGGTGGAACGGCGCCGGTCCGGTTCGTCACTGAGGCGGTGTCGGCATGA
- a CDS encoding YqaJ viral recombinase family protein, whose translation MTGFIVPGSPEWLRLITPSKVPAILGVSRFKSQFTLWHEMAGSVAPAPVSERQQDDYDYGHAAEAAAAEYWKWKHAGWRLSRGEVQLRNPSLPFAHLATIDRRASRGRSRRVVEVKTARDLYEYGDDGSGEVPADYAAQVLTQQLISGWHDDADLVVWPQYGMPRIYKVPFNEAVAAAIVARCAAWVESLRAGTPPNLDDSITCYETVRALHPDIDDVEIEIDEGLAVDYLELDARRKEIEAAARGAKTKVLDAMGRARVAVVGDVKVADRRAGKHSIALYPATKNLSQIQEHAA comes from the coding sequence GTGACGGGGTTCATCGTGCCGGGCAGCCCGGAGTGGTTGCGGCTGATCACGCCGTCGAAGGTTCCCGCGATCCTGGGCGTCTCTCGGTTCAAGTCGCAGTTCACTCTGTGGCACGAGATGGCCGGCAGTGTCGCTCCGGCGCCGGTGTCGGAGCGTCAGCAGGACGACTACGACTACGGGCACGCCGCCGAGGCTGCTGCCGCCGAGTACTGGAAGTGGAAGCACGCGGGGTGGCGTCTCTCGAGGGGTGAGGTGCAGCTCCGCAATCCGTCGCTTCCGTTCGCTCATCTGGCGACGATCGACCGGCGTGCGAGCCGCGGCAGGTCGCGGCGCGTCGTCGAGGTCAAGACTGCACGTGATCTCTACGAGTACGGCGATGACGGGTCCGGTGAGGTCCCGGCTGACTACGCCGCTCAGGTCCTTACGCAGCAGCTGATCTCAGGGTGGCACGATGACGCAGATCTCGTCGTGTGGCCGCAGTACGGGATGCCCCGGATCTACAAGGTGCCGTTCAACGAGGCCGTCGCTGCAGCGATCGTCGCCAGGTGCGCCGCTTGGGTCGAGTCGTTGCGGGCGGGGACGCCACCGAACCTCGACGACTCGATCACCTGCTACGAGACTGTCCGCGCACTGCACCCCGACATCGACGACGTCGAAATCGAGATCGACGAGGGCCTCGCGGTCGACTACCTCGAACTCGACGCGCGGCGCAAGGAGATCGAAGCCGCAGCGAGGGGCGCGAAAACGAAGGTCCTCGACGCGATGGGCCGTGCCCGCGTCGCCGTCGTCGGCGACGTCAAGGTCGCCGACCGCCGAGCAGGCAAACACTCGATCGCGCTCTACCCAGCAACCAAGAACCTTTCTCAGATTCAGGAGCACGCAGCATGA
- a CDS encoding helix-turn-helix transcriptional regulator translates to MEVRDPADLRRARKEKRLTQRELAFLVRRTHTTIYKLETGQLKNITEDLAISIAARLERPWEKLFIAHEAPVQPSVSNVLMDVGHTHAIA, encoded by the coding sequence ATGGAAGTCCGAGATCCCGCCGATCTCAGGCGGGCGCGGAAAGAGAAGCGCCTCACACAACGCGAGCTCGCATTCTTGGTCCGCCGAACTCACACCACGATCTACAAGCTCGAAACCGGGCAGCTCAAGAACATCACCGAGGATCTGGCGATCTCGATCGCTGCGCGCCTCGAGCGGCCCTGGGAGAAACTCTTCATCGCCCACGAGGCGCCTGTTCAGCCCTCGGTGTCTAACGTCCTGATGGACGTTGGACACACGCACGCCATCGCATAG